The window GCCGTCGAGCAGGGCCTGGCAGGTTCTGGCCAGTTCCTCGCCGCGTTCCCAGAGCGAGAGCGACTCCTCCAGGGTGACGCCGCCCGCCTCCAGCCTGCGCACGACGTCCTCCAGCTCCGCGCGGGAGTCCTCGAACGTGGGTCCGCCCCCGGCGGGCCTGCCGGGCCGCGCGGCGGCCTGCTCGGTGCTCGGCTCGGTCAAAGCGGGGCTCCTTGGGGTTCTCGGGCGGGGGTGGGTTGGCTGGAGGCGGGGCCGGCTGGGTCGGGGACGGCGGCCGGGTCGGGGACGGCGGCCGCTTTGGTGACGACCGCTTCGAACGAGCCCGCCGCGACCCGGATCCGGAGCGCCTGGTCCGCGGTGAGCGTCGCCGGGTCGCGGACGAGGGCACCGCTGGCCGCGTCCTGTACGAGCGCGTAGCCGCGATCGAGGGTCGCCGCCGGCGAGAGGGCGCGCAGGCGGGCGGTGGCGTGGACGACGTCGCGGCCCGCGACGTCGACGGCGTGCGTCACGCAGCGCCGCGCCCGCCGGGCGAGCGCGTCCACGGCCTCCGCCCGCCGATCCAGCTCCCGGTACGGCGCGGCGAGCACCGGACGGCCGCGCAGGTCGGCGAGCGCCCGATGTTCCCGCTCGATCCGCTGCTCGACCACCCGGCGGGCGCGGGCGCGCAGCTGCGCGACGATCGCCCCCTGTTCCGCGACGTCGGGCACCACCCGCTTGGCCGCGTCCGTCGGGGTCGAGGCGCGGACGTCGGCGACGTAGTCGAGCAGCGGGCTGTCCTGCTCGTGCCCGATCGCCGACACGACCGGGGTGCGCGCCGCGGCGACCGCGCGCAGCAGCGCCTCGTCGGAGAACGGCAGCAGGTCCTCCAGCGAGCCGCCACCCCGGGCGATCACGATGACCTGTACCTCCCGGTCGGCGTCGAGTTCGCGCAACGCGTCGATCACCTGGCCGGCGGCGAGCGGCCCCTGCACGGCGACCTCGCGGGTGACGATCCGCACCGCCGGCCAGCGCCGCCGGGCGTTCTCCACGACGTCGCGCTCGGCGGCACTCGCCCGCCCGGTGATCAGCCCGATCGCCGTCGGCAGGAACGGGAGCCGGCGTTTGCGGGAGGCGGCGAACAGGCCCTCGGCGGCGAGCAGCTGGCGCAGCGCCTCCAGCCGGGCAAGCAGCGCGCCCACGCCGACCGGCCTGATCTCGAAGACGTCGAGCGACAGCGTGCCCCGCCCGGCGAAGAACGACGGCTTGCCCCACACCACCACCCGCGCGCCGTCGACCAGCGCCGGCCCGACGGCGTCACACACCGCTCGCGCGCAGGTGACCTGCAGCGAGACGTCCGCGACCGGGTCGCGCAGGGTCAGGAACACCGTGTTCATCCCAGGCCGGCGGGAAATCTGGGTCACCTGCCCCTCCACCCAGACACGCC of the Pseudofrankia saprophytica genome contains:
- the xseA gene encoding exodeoxyribonuclease VII large subunit, producing the protein MALTSSPEQPLPVRTVSRALGEWIGRLGRVWVEGQVTQISRRPGMNTVFLTLRDPVADVSLQVTCARAVCDAVGPALVDGARVVVWGKPSFFAGRGTLSLDVFEIRPVGVGALLARLEALRQLLAAEGLFAASRKRRLPFLPTAIGLITGRASAAERDVVENARRRWPAVRIVTREVAVQGPLAAGQVIDALRELDADREVQVIVIARGGGSLEDLLPFSDEALLRAVAAARTPVVSAIGHEQDSPLLDYVADVRASTPTDAAKRVVPDVAEQGAIVAQLRARARRVVEQRIEREHRALADLRGRPVLAAPYRELDRRAEAVDALARRARRCVTHAVDVAGRDVVHATARLRALSPAATLDRGYALVQDAASGALVRDPATLTADQALRIRVAAGSFEAVVTKAAAVPDPAAVPDPAGPASSQPTPAREPQGAPL
- a CDS encoding exodeoxyribonuclease VII small subunit, translating into MTEPSTEQAAARPGRPAGGGPTFEDSRAELEDVVRRLEAGGVTLEESLSLWERGEELARTCQALLDGARARIAAAEPQPGPGRPSP